One region of Collinsella aerofaciens ATCC 25986 genomic DNA includes:
- a CDS encoding pectinesterase family protein has protein sequence MSESIYTLRVSRAAAGAYPTISDALAAADQLYPDAEQPVMIRVDPGEYCERVEIHRSHVTIEGETADSVRIVGSLGAKMPSEDGSGVDGTLGTFRTYTVLVDADDVRLENLTIENDAGDGREVGQAIALYADGDRLVVDACCIKGHQDTLFLGPLPPHEAKPGGFIGPKQYAPRRVGRQYFRRCRIEGDVDFIFGGARAYFEGCEIRSLNRDMDVNGYVTAVSTPEGEPHGFVFHGCSFTAPDGVAPDSVYLGRPWREWAQTVLIDCWLGRHIKREGWWDWNKPAAHNCVQYAGAILHGPAGDTTGWVPWANELDVMAAAGYAREQVLAGVDGWDPEGGDGDAVETAELSANGRTVHIETYCEDEPALRARLKREGRSAAFTGKTPADFETWKIATRTRLYDVLGLSLMDRVPIEIRELSRVRVAGGIVRTHAMLQVERDVWMPFYLLEPSHPKLDERGLKRCYICPHGHQGAGAASVAGVAGVPAVDDAVRKFNYDYGLRLARMSYVTVCPDARGWGYRRDWKGQGDDENSYLRGTCLNQARMAEPLGLTVAGLNVWDNMRLIDYLEARGDIAMDDLGCFGFSGGGYMTLYLAALDPRVRKAFVSGYLYGVDDSLLHLNGNCSCNYTPGLWRLLDMGDIASLIAPHPLLVQSCEEDHLNGSRGLKNVDEQLEIVRDAYKLLGRRDGLRHEVCPGEHHLGVTYLAEDIEWLDSHVAECAPVHSPSACCE, from the coding sequence ATGAGCGAAAGTATCTATACGCTGCGCGTTTCGAGGGCTGCGGCAGGAGCGTATCCAACGATTTCCGATGCCTTGGCGGCAGCCGATCAGCTCTATCCGGATGCCGAGCAACCGGTGATGATTCGCGTCGATCCGGGCGAGTATTGCGAGCGGGTCGAGATTCATCGCTCGCATGTGACGATTGAGGGAGAGACGGCCGACAGCGTGCGTATCGTGGGCAGCCTGGGTGCCAAGATGCCTTCGGAGGACGGCTCGGGCGTCGACGGCACGCTCGGCACGTTTAGGACCTATACCGTTTTGGTCGATGCCGACGACGTACGGCTCGAGAACCTCACGATCGAAAACGATGCGGGCGATGGGCGCGAGGTCGGTCAAGCGATTGCCCTGTATGCTGATGGCGACCGTCTGGTTGTCGATGCCTGCTGCATTAAGGGACACCAAGACACGCTGTTTTTGGGTCCGCTGCCGCCGCATGAGGCCAAACCGGGCGGGTTTATAGGACCCAAACAGTATGCGCCGCGCCGGGTGGGGCGCCAGTATTTTCGACGTTGCCGGATCGAGGGCGATGTCGACTTTATCTTTGGCGGCGCGCGTGCCTACTTTGAGGGGTGCGAGATTCGCTCGCTCAACCGCGATATGGACGTGAACGGCTACGTGACGGCGGTGTCGACGCCCGAAGGCGAGCCGCACGGCTTTGTGTTCCACGGCTGTTCGTTTACAGCTCCGGATGGCGTGGCGCCGGATTCGGTCTACCTGGGTCGTCCTTGGCGCGAATGGGCGCAAACTGTGCTGATCGATTGCTGGCTGGGGCGACATATCAAGCGCGAAGGCTGGTGGGATTGGAATAAGCCGGCGGCACACAACTGCGTGCAGTATGCTGGCGCGATTCTGCATGGGCCGGCGGGTGATACTACCGGCTGGGTACCGTGGGCGAATGAACTCGATGTGATGGCTGCCGCCGGGTACGCTCGCGAGCAGGTGCTTGCCGGTGTGGATGGCTGGGATCCCGAGGGCGGCGACGGTGATGCGGTTGAGACGGCTGAACTGTCTGCCAACGGTCGCACCGTGCACATCGAGACGTACTGCGAAGACGAACCTGCGCTGCGTGCCCGGCTGAAGCGCGAGGGGCGTTCGGCTGCTTTTACGGGCAAGACTCCTGCAGATTTTGAGACATGGAAGATTGCGACCAGGACTCGTCTGTACGATGTTTTGGGCCTTTCGCTTATGGACCGCGTCCCGATTGAGATTCGTGAGCTCAGCCGCGTGCGGGTTGCCGGCGGCATCGTGCGCACTCATGCGATGTTGCAGGTCGAGCGCGATGTTTGGATGCCGTTCTACCTGTTGGAACCGTCTCATCCTAAGCTTGATGAGCGGGGACTCAAACGCTGTTATATCTGCCCGCATGGCCATCAGGGAGCGGGTGCAGCAAGCGTAGCCGGTGTTGCGGGCGTGCCGGCTGTCGATGATGCCGTGCGTAAGTTCAATTACGACTACGGTCTGCGTTTGGCACGCATGAGTTACGTAACCGTCTGTCCTGATGCGCGCGGTTGGGGATACCGTCGTGACTGGAAGGGCCAAGGCGATGACGAGAACAGCTACCTGCGCGGTACGTGTCTGAATCAAGCACGTATGGCCGAGCCGCTGGGTCTTACGGTTGCGGGCCTCAACGTTTGGGACAACATGCGCTTGATCGATTACTTGGAGGCGCGCGGCGACATTGCCATGGATGACCTGGGTTGCTTTGGTTTTTCGGGTGGCGGCTACATGACGTTGTACCTGGCCGCACTCGACCCGCGTGTGCGCAAGGCGTTTGTCTCGGGCTATCTGTACGGTGTCGATGATTCGCTGCTGCATCTCAATGGCAATTGCAGCTGCAACTACACGCCCGGACTTTGGCGCTTACTCGACATGGGCGATATTGCCTCGCTCATCGCGCCGCATCCGCTGCTGGTGCAAAGCTGCGAAGAGGATCATCTGAACGGTTCGCGCGGGCTGAAAAATGTTGACGAGCAGCTCGAGATCGTGCGCGATGCCTACAAGTTGCTGGGTCGCAGAGATGGCCTGCGGCACGAGGTATGTCCGGGTGAACACCATCTGGGCGTGACATATCTTGCCGAGGATATCGAATGGCTCGATTCGCACGTTGCGGAATGCGCCCCCGTGCATAGCCCCTCGGCATGCTGCGAATAA
- a CDS encoding MFS transporter translates to MTNKIGKKRKITFWTRLGFGMGGMLNSGALTFTHSYMVLFLSTECGLSAGEAALISSFAIYVNAILCPLMGFVADNFYATKIGRIFGRRRFWILLAIPMMIAEPLIFVATPFGFPYYFVLYLIYNVAYTFCTANLSPLTIEMTDDFKERTYLTGYKHLFGNAAGFLMAALVGFGFGTFGETNPFSYFIIATVNASVMAISLLCVYLSTWEHTPEEVAQEKIESVGEGIKKFFIDVISTFRNKSFRKVLYAQVSTKLAAACWSACLSFFIVYCLQIPKSYESVMEMPGKVVAIVCTAIWVALMAKKGFHKSWYLANVGCAACIIAFNYFAFGQINGTSTVAIAMIAYPIIFAIWKFFYVGFQYLPDVLLNYIPDVDELITLRRREGIYSSAQQLCQQIAQAIAVNVWAIVLAASGFIQTAGNSDAVTQPATVPLYICGYMIIGCAGFFLLAAVLARGIKIDKEQCDVLCDEIHRVKEGGKMADVKPEVKALCEELSGFKYEDCFAHNNVGFQDGSVTPAE, encoded by the coding sequence ATGACTAATAAGATCGGAAAAAAGCGTAAGATCACATTCTGGACGCGCTTGGGCTTTGGTATGGGCGGTATGCTCAATTCCGGTGCCCTGACCTTTACGCACAGCTACATGGTGCTGTTCCTGTCCACGGAGTGTGGCCTGTCCGCAGGCGAGGCTGCACTGATCAGCTCGTTTGCCATCTATGTCAACGCCATTCTTTGCCCGCTGATGGGTTTTGTGGCCGATAACTTCTATGCCACCAAGATTGGCCGCATCTTTGGTCGTCGTCGTTTCTGGATCTTGCTGGCCATCCCGATGATGATCGCCGAGCCGCTCATCTTCGTGGCTACGCCGTTTGGCTTCCCGTACTACTTTGTGCTGTACCTGATCTACAACGTCGCGTACACGTTCTGCACCGCCAACCTTTCGCCGCTTACCATCGAGATGACCGACGACTTTAAGGAGCGTACGTACCTCACCGGCTACAAGCATCTCTTTGGTAACGCCGCCGGCTTCCTGATGGCTGCACTCGTCGGCTTTGGCTTTGGCACCTTCGGCGAGACCAACCCGTTCAGCTACTTCATCATTGCTACGGTCAACGCTTCGGTCATGGCAATCTCGCTGCTCTGCGTGTACCTGTCCACGTGGGAGCACACCCCCGAGGAGGTCGCTCAGGAGAAGATCGAGAGCGTCGGCGAGGGCATCAAGAAGTTCTTTATCGACGTTATCTCCACCTTCCGCAACAAGTCCTTCCGCAAGGTCCTGTATGCACAGGTCTCCACGAAGCTTGCTGCTGCCTGCTGGTCTGCGTGCCTGTCCTTCTTCATCGTCTACTGCCTGCAGATTCCTAAGTCCTACGAGTCCGTGATGGAGATGCCTGGCAAGGTCGTCGCTATCGTCTGCACCGCCATCTGGGTCGCCCTCATGGCCAAGAAGGGCTTCCACAAGTCTTGGTACCTGGCAAATGTCGGTTGCGCTGCGTGCATCATCGCCTTCAACTACTTCGCCTTTGGTCAGATCAACGGCACCTCCACGGTCGCCATCGCCATGATCGCCTACCCCATCATCTTCGCCATCTGGAAGTTCTTCTACGTCGGCTTCCAGTACCTGCCCGATGTTCTGCTCAACTACATCCCCGATGTCGATGAGCTCATCACCCTGCGTCGTCGCGAGGGTATCTACAGCTCCGCTCAGCAGCTCTGCCAGCAGATCGCCCAGGCTATCGCCGTCAACGTATGGGCTATCGTCCTTGCTGCCTCCGGCTTCATTCAGACCGCCGGCAATAGCGACGCCGTGACCCAGCCCGCTACCGTGCCTCTGTATATCTGCGGCTACATGATCATCGGCTGCGCCGGCTTCTTCCTGCTTGCAGCCGTCCTTGCCCGCGGCATCAAGATCGACAAGGAGCAGTGCGACGTCCTTTGCGACGAGATTCACCGAGTCAAGGAGGGTGGCAAGATGGCCGACGTCAAGCCCGAGGTCAAGGCGCTTTGCGAGGAGCTCTCCGGCTTTAAGTACGAGGACTGCTTTGCCCACAACAACGTTGGCTTCCAGGACGGTAGCGTAACTCCCGCCGAGTAA
- a CDS encoding tagaturonate reductase, translating to MENISYDALEKIGYKGYLLPKDAPEKVLQFGEGNFLRAFVDRFFDMGNEATGWNGKVVMVQPISGAFGFADGINAQDDLYTVLVRGKENGNTVDESRVISACSRCLNPYREDDYRAMMEVAVSDDLEIIVSNTTEAGIAYDPSCKADDMPPASFPAKLAQVLHTRWAAGKPGVIVLACELIDHNGEELLRIMNQYVSDWGWEDEFAQWMANDCTVCTTLVDTIVPGRIRDASEAAAVAERLGYEDPFLAVREPFQMWGIQGDESLAEKLPFVKAGLPGVFVTPDVTPYKKRKVRILNGAHTAFVPGSWVAGFDIVRDCMHDETIRGFMNTMLYDEVIPTLAADLDVEDCKAFAAAVENRFDNPFIDHALLSICLNSTAKWRARDLPTLKDYVAETGNLPKCLATSLATLISFYTQELVSREGDGLHLRRSDGTEYTAQDDAFVLDFYAAHAGADDAQLVHDVLTNEQMWGEDLTQIAGLEEFVVSALAVVRTEGAKQAFANAQA from the coding sequence ATGGAGAACATCAGCTACGATGCGCTCGAGAAGATCGGCTACAAGGGCTATTTGTTGCCCAAGGATGCTCCCGAGAAGGTTCTGCAGTTTGGCGAGGGCAATTTCCTGCGCGCCTTCGTCGACCGCTTCTTTGACATGGGCAACGAGGCCACCGGCTGGAACGGCAAGGTCGTCATGGTGCAGCCCATCAGCGGTGCCTTTGGCTTTGCCGACGGTATCAATGCCCAGGACGACCTGTACACCGTGCTGGTGCGCGGCAAGGAGAACGGCAACACGGTTGACGAGTCCCGCGTGATCAGCGCCTGCAGCCGCTGCCTTAACCCGTATCGTGAGGACGACTACCGCGCCATGATGGAGGTCGCTGTCTCCGATGACCTAGAGATCATCGTCTCCAACACCACCGAGGCCGGTATCGCCTATGACCCGTCCTGCAAGGCCGACGACATGCCACCTGCGAGCTTCCCCGCCAAGCTTGCCCAGGTGCTCCACACCCGCTGGGCTGCCGGTAAGCCGGGCGTCATCGTCCTCGCCTGCGAGCTCATCGATCACAACGGCGAGGAGTTGCTGCGCATCATGAACCAGTATGTGAGCGACTGGGGCTGGGAGGACGAGTTTGCGCAGTGGATGGCTAACGACTGCACCGTCTGCACCACGCTCGTCGACACCATCGTACCGGGCCGTATCCGCGACGCATCCGAGGCCGCGGCGGTTGCCGAGCGTCTGGGCTACGAGGATCCCTTCCTGGCCGTGCGCGAGCCCTTCCAGATGTGGGGCATCCAGGGCGACGAGTCGCTTGCCGAGAAGCTTCCCTTTGTGAAGGCTGGTCTTCCGGGTGTCTTTGTGACTCCCGACGTCACCCCGTACAAAAAGCGCAAGGTCCGCATCCTCAACGGTGCCCATACCGCCTTCGTTCCGGGTTCCTGGGTTGCCGGCTTTGATATCGTGCGCGACTGCATGCATGACGAGACCATTCGCGGCTTCATGAACACCATGCTCTACGACGAGGTCATTCCGACGCTTGCCGCTGACTTGGATGTCGAGGACTGCAAGGCCTTTGCCGCCGCCGTCGAAAACCGCTTCGACAACCCGTTTATTGATCATGCGCTGCTCTCCATCTGCCTCAACTCCACGGCTAAGTGGCGCGCTCGCGACCTGCCCACGCTCAAGGACTACGTTGCCGAGACCGGCAACCTGCCCAAGTGCCTGGCGACGAGCCTCGCTACGCTCATCTCCTTCTACACGCAGGAGCTCGTGTCCCGCGAGGGCGACGGCCTGCACCTGCGTCGCTCCGACGGCACCGAGTACACCGCTCAGGACGACGCCTTCGTACTCGATTTCTACGCCGCCCACGCCGGTGCCGACGATGCCCAGCTGGTGCACGACGTGCTCACCAACGAGCAGATGTGGGGCGAGGACCTTACGCAGATCGCCGGTCTTGAGGAGTTTGTCGTCAGTGCGCTCGCCGTCGTGCGCACCGAGGGTGCCAAGCAGGCCTTCGCCAACGCTCAGGCGTAA
- a CDS encoding alpha/beta hydrolase, translating into MLNKTIPVGVDGSSATITSYVFAPTEDAYALKPLPAVVVVPGGGYDHVSPREGEPVALRLLAMGYQAFVLNYSVAPAVYPLALQELARAVDTVRSHAAEYCVDPDRITVMGFSAGGHLVGLLGALWDQPWLAESISASPESIRPDTLCLGYPVVSSGAYAHRGSFEHLTGADGALAQKLSIENMVGDGFPRTFLWHTAEDASVPVQNSLLLAQALADHGIGFSLHVFPHGKHGASLATAQTAFKGCAEHIQPQVQGWPEQFVAWERDGR; encoded by the coding sequence ATGCTCAATAAAACGATTCCTGTCGGGGTCGATGGCTCGTCTGCCACGATTACGTCTTATGTTTTTGCCCCGACCGAAGATGCTTATGCTTTAAAACCGCTGCCTGCAGTTGTGGTCGTGCCAGGAGGCGGCTACGATCACGTTTCGCCGCGCGAAGGCGAGCCGGTAGCGCTCCGTTTGTTGGCGATGGGCTACCAAGCGTTTGTACTGAACTATTCGGTTGCTCCGGCTGTCTATCCGCTGGCATTGCAAGAACTCGCGCGGGCGGTCGATACCGTCCGAAGCCATGCGGCAGAGTACTGTGTCGATCCTGATCGGATTACGGTCATGGGTTTTTCGGCCGGTGGGCATCTAGTTGGCTTGCTCGGGGCGCTTTGGGACCAACCCTGGCTTGCAGAGTCGATTTCGGCATCGCCTGAGTCGATTCGGCCTGACACACTTTGCTTGGGCTATCCGGTCGTAAGCTCGGGGGCCTATGCTCATCGTGGTTCGTTTGAACACCTAACGGGTGCCGATGGCGCTTTGGCTCAAAAGTTGTCGATCGAGAATATGGTGGGCGATGGCTTCCCCCGTACGTTCTTGTGGCATACCGCCGAGGATGCATCGGTACCAGTTCAAAATAGCCTCCTTCTTGCGCAGGCTCTTGCCGACCACGGGATTGGCTTTAGCCTACATGTCTTTCCGCATGGAAAGCATGGGGCATCGCTCGCCACGGCCCAAACGGCATTTAAGGGCTGCGCCGAGCATATTCAGCCACAGGTTCAGGGTTGGCCCGAGCAGTTCGTTGCATGGGAGCGTGATGGACGATGA
- a CDS encoding glycoside hydrolase family 28 protein: METNVIWRNARAAVIELDDGGYFTCADTWEIFVNDEPAGTTNTVETYVDGLTPGKRNLVRFVCGERELSVGVTTPAEPFTINVRDCGAKGDAEHDDTTNIQAAIMACPKDGRVLIPAGSYRIKSLFLKSNINIELVDGAVLLARHDRAALAYIPGTVTGNEGAGYAGTDMLPLGRWEGESFSTYCSTFTGLGVHDVCIYGRGAIDGQTDFAEDNWWNKDFKNIFRPEEGREVARPRMIFLSECQNVSLAGFTVRNSPAWNIHPVLCEHVDALCLSIEGPKNSHNTDGFDPESCGFVRILGCQFSVGDDCIAIKSGKLGIEPELRPATHDVLISHCYMHDGHGAVVLGSEAAGGIKDLTVSKCLFERTDRGLRVKTRRGRGKDAVNEGITFEHIRMDEVLTPFVVNSFYFCDKDGKTDYVQSREALPVDDRTPGFGATTFCDIEATNCHAAAAYITGLPESKVTRLTFQDVHVTFAPDAEPFVPAMACGVEPMVRQGIIAQNVKVLDLQNVVIEGQDGEELQLQNVDKVVRS, encoded by the coding sequence ATGGAGACGAACGTTATCTGGCGCAACGCCCGCGCGGCCGTGATCGAGCTTGACGACGGCGGTTACTTTACCTGCGCCGATACGTGGGAGATCTTTGTCAACGACGAGCCCGCCGGTACCACGAATACGGTCGAGACCTATGTCGACGGCCTGACCCCCGGCAAGCGCAACCTGGTTCGTTTTGTTTGTGGCGAGCGTGAGCTGAGCGTAGGTGTCACCACGCCGGCTGAGCCCTTTACCATCAACGTTCGCGACTGTGGCGCCAAGGGCGATGCCGAGCATGATGACACCACCAACATCCAGGCTGCCATCATGGCCTGTCCCAAGGACGGGCGCGTGCTGATTCCCGCCGGTAGCTATCGTATCAAGTCCCTCTTCCTTAAGAGCAATATCAACATCGAGCTCGTCGACGGGGCAGTGCTGCTGGCCCGCCACGATCGTGCCGCGCTTGCCTACATTCCGGGCACGGTCACGGGCAACGAGGGCGCCGGTTATGCCGGTACCGATATGCTGCCCCTGGGCCGCTGGGAGGGGGAGAGCTTCTCGACCTACTGTTCTACCTTTACGGGTCTGGGCGTGCACGACGTGTGCATCTATGGTCGCGGCGCGATTGACGGTCAGACCGATTTTGCCGAGGACAACTGGTGGAACAAGGACTTTAAGAACATCTTCCGTCCCGAGGAGGGCCGCGAGGTCGCCCGTCCGCGCATGATCTTCCTGTCCGAGTGCCAAAACGTGAGCCTTGCCGGCTTTACCGTGCGCAACAGCCCGGCGTGGAATATCCATCCCGTCCTGTGCGAGCATGTCGACGCGCTTTGCCTGTCGATCGAGGGTCCCAAGAACTCCCACAACACCGACGGTTTCGATCCCGAGAGCTGCGGCTTTGTCCGCATCCTTGGCTGTCAGTTCTCGGTGGGCGATGACTGCATCGCCATCAAGAGCGGCAAGCTGGGCATTGAGCCCGAGCTTCGTCCCGCTACGCACGACGTGCTGATCTCTCACTGCTACATGCACGATGGTCACGGCGCCGTGGTCCTGGGTTCAGAGGCCGCCGGCGGCATCAAGGACCTTACCGTGAGCAAGTGCCTCTTTGAGCGCACCGACCGCGGCCTGCGCGTCAAGACCCGCCGCGGGCGCGGCAAGGATGCCGTCAACGAGGGCATTACCTTTGAGCACATTCGCATGGACGAGGTGCTCACGCCCTTCGTGGTCAACTCGTTCTACTTCTGCGACAAGGACGGCAAGACCGACTACGTGCAGTCTCGCGAGGCACTGCCCGTCGACGACCGCACACCTGGCTTTGGTGCCACGACGTTTTGTGATATCGAGGCTACTAACTGCCACGCGGCTGCTGCTTACATCACGGGCCTGCCCGAGAGCAAAGTGACGCGCCTGACGTTCCAGGATGTCCACGTGACCTTCGCGCCGGATGCCGAGCCCTTTGTCCCGGCCATGGCCTGCGGCGTTGAGCCCATGGTGCGCCAGGGCATCATCGCGCAAAACGTCAAGGTACTCGACCTGCAAAATGTGGTGATCGAGGGCCAGGACGGCGAGGAACTGCAGCTCCAGAACGTCGACAAGGTTGTCCGTTCCTAA
- a CDS encoding SGNH/GDSL hydrolase family protein, with amino-acid sequence METKSLSESTICCFGDSTTWGDNGCGGGGNDISWTSHLGALLGGAVVENFGIKGSRIAIKADRTDSFVERLDGIDDAADVYVVFGGVNDFSRNVPLGELGSTDAHEFYGAVDYLIRTITARSPQAKLVFMTPCKTSGKHEKDIPASDELNHLGLTQAAYVRAMLEVCDRYSVPVIDLYAQSGISPFLPEHRELYMPDGLHYSPAGYERLAHRIAAGLTAVCR; translated from the coding sequence ATGGAAACGAAGAGCTTGAGTGAATCGACCATTTGCTGCTTTGGCGACTCAACGACCTGGGGCGACAACGGCTGCGGTGGGGGAGGCAACGACATCTCGTGGACCTCGCATTTGGGCGCGTTGCTGGGAGGTGCAGTCGTCGAGAACTTTGGCATCAAGGGTTCGCGTATTGCCATCAAGGCCGATCGTACCGATTCATTTGTCGAGCGCTTGGACGGCATCGACGATGCGGCCGATGTCTATGTTGTCTTTGGCGGCGTTAACGACTTTAGCCGCAACGTGCCGCTTGGCGAGTTGGGCAGCACCGATGCGCATGAGTTCTATGGTGCGGTCGACTATCTGATCCGAACCATCACGGCGCGCTCACCTCAGGCAAAGCTCGTGTTTATGACGCCATGCAAGACGAGTGGTAAGCACGAGAAGGATATCCCGGCAAGCGACGAGCTCAACCACCTGGGGTTGACGCAGGCCGCCTACGTGCGAGCGATGCTTGAAGTCTGCGACCGCTACTCCGTGCCGGTGATTGACCTGTATGCGCAAAGCGGCATCAGCCCGTTTTTGCCGGAGCACCGCGAGCTCTATATGCCGGACGGTCTGCATTACAGTCCTGCCGGCTATGAGCGCCTGGCGCATCGCATCGCCGCGGGTCTCACCGCCGTTTGCCGCTAA
- a CDS encoding UxaA family hydrolase → MNTIQINPADNVIVALSPLAKGTAVAVPGVGEVVAAEDIPQGHKMAVRSIAAGEDVIKYGLPIGHVTGDVQPGQWLHTHNVKTNLSGEVEYTYNPTHPVVESVEPETFMGFRRADGRAATRNELWIIPTVGCVNEVARAMCEQAQDLVDGSLEGVYYFPHPFGCSQTGADHVQTRRLLVALSRHPNAAGVLFLSLGCENCTHQQVLDELGDFDHERVRFLTCQDVTDEQIEGHKILAELADLAKQSKREPIPASELVIGLKCGGSDGLSGITANPTIGRVSDMVVARGGTSVLTEVPEMFGAESILLDRCENEQVFNAASDMLNGFKDYFISHGEVVYENPSPGNKDGGITTLEDKSCGCVQKGGSAPIVDVLPYAGQATKHGLNMLCGPGNDMVSTTALTAAGCHVILFSTGRGTPFGAPVPTLKVFTNQRLCDHKANWMDFNAGVIATGERTLDEAAHDLYQLVLETASGKLTSAERRGCHEISIWKDGVCL, encoded by the coding sequence ATGAACACTATCCAGATCAATCCGGCCGACAACGTGATCGTCGCGCTGTCGCCGCTTGCCAAGGGCACCGCCGTCGCGGTTCCCGGGGTGGGCGAGGTCGTGGCCGCGGAGGATATTCCGCAGGGCCATAAGATGGCGGTGCGCTCGATTGCCGCCGGCGAGGACGTCATTAAGTACGGCCTTCCTATCGGACACGTGACGGGCGATGTCCAGCCCGGTCAGTGGCTCCACACGCACAATGTGAAGACCAACCTTTCGGGCGAGGTCGAGTACACCTACAACCCCACGCATCCGGTCGTTGAGTCGGTTGAGCCCGAGACCTTTATGGGGTTCCGCCGCGCCGACGGTCGTGCCGCGACGCGCAACGAGCTGTGGATCATCCCCACGGTCGGCTGTGTCAACGAAGTCGCCCGTGCCATGTGCGAGCAGGCCCAGGATCTGGTCGATGGCTCGCTGGAGGGCGTCTACTACTTCCCGCATCCGTTCGGTTGCTCGCAGACCGGCGCCGACCATGTCCAGACGCGTCGTCTGCTGGTGGCGCTCTCGCGTCACCCTAATGCGGCCGGCGTGCTGTTCCTGTCGCTCGGTTGCGAGAACTGCACACACCAGCAGGTGCTCGACGAGCTCGGTGACTTCGATCACGAGCGCGTTCGCTTTCTCACCTGCCAGGATGTAACCGACGAGCAAATCGAGGGCCACAAGATTCTGGCCGAGCTGGCAGACCTGGCAAAGCAGTCCAAGCGCGAGCCCATTCCGGCCTCCGAGCTGGTCATTGGTCTTAAGTGTGGCGGCTCCGACGGTCTTTCGGGCATTACCGCCAACCCCACGATCGGTCGCGTGAGCGATATGGTCGTCGCCCGTGGCGGCACGTCGGTGCTTACCGAGGTGCCCGAGATGTTTGGCGCGGAGAGCATCCTGCTCGACCGTTGCGAGAACGAGCAGGTCTTTAACGCTGCCTCCGACATGCTCAATGGATTTAAGGACTACTTTATTAGCCACGGCGAGGTCGTTTATGAGAACCCGAGTCCCGGCAACAAGGACGGCGGTATTACCACGCTCGAGGACAAGAGCTGCGGCTGCGTGCAAAAGGGCGGATCTGCCCCCATCGTCGACGTGCTACCGTATGCCGGCCAGGCAACTAAACACGGCCTGAACATGCTGTGCGGTCCGGGCAACGACATGGTATCCACCACGGCGTTGACGGCTGCCGGCTGCCACGTGATTCTGTTCTCGACTGGCCGCGGCACACCGTTTGGCGCGCCGGTGCCTACGCTCAAGGTGTTCACCAATCAGCGTTTGTGTGACCACAAGGCCAACTGGATGGACTTTAACGCTGGCGTGATTGCCACAGGTGAGCGCACGCTCGACGAGGCAGCCCACGATCTGTACCAGCTGGTGCTGGAGACGGCGAGCGGTAAACTTACGAGTGCCGAGCGCCGTGGCTGTCACGAGATCAGTATCTGGAAGGACGGCGTCTGCCTGTAG